In the genome of Fusobacterium necrogenes, one region contains:
- the hemL gene encoding glutamate-1-semialdehyde 2,1-aminomutase produces the protein MNHKISKEIFKKAQKYIPGGVNSPVRAFKSVSREAPIFACKGEGAKIWDEDGNEYIDYICSWGPLILGHNHPKIIAGVRDAIELGSSFGLPTKKEVELAELITKCCPSIEMVRLTTSGTEATMSAVRLARAYTNRNKIAKFEGCYHGHSDALLVKSGSGLLTDGYQDSNGITEGVLKDTITIPFGNLKELNNILEKKNIACLIMEPVPANMGVIYPDVEFLKAVRELCTKTGTLLIFDEVISGFRLALGGAQEYFGITPDMTTLGKIIGGGYPVGAFGGKSEIMQLVAPMGRVYHAGTLSGNPIAVRAGYEMLTYLDENKETLYKELEDKVKYITKEAKKSAEKYGVNVVINSIGSLFTVFFTDKKEINNLKDALSSNTENFAIYFNTMLENGIICPPSQFEAHFVSIAHTQEILDKTLKVIDMAFKTIGEKNEK, from the coding sequence ATGAATCACAAAATTTCAAAAGAAATATTTAAAAAAGCCCAAAAATATATTCCTGGAGGAGTTAACAGCCCAGTTAGAGCTTTTAAATCTGTTAGTAGAGAAGCCCCAATTTTTGCTTGTAAAGGTGAAGGAGCTAAAATTTGGGATGAAGATGGAAATGAATATATTGACTATATCTGTTCATGGGGACCATTAATCCTTGGACACAATCATCCTAAAATCATAGCTGGAGTACGTGATGCTATTGAACTCGGAAGTTCTTTTGGATTACCTACCAAAAAAGAAGTAGAATTAGCTGAGCTTATAACTAAATGTTGCCCATCTATTGAAATGGTAAGACTTACTACATCAGGCACTGAAGCTACTATGTCCGCTGTAAGACTTGCTAGAGCTTACACTAATAGAAATAAGATAGCTAAGTTTGAGGGATGTTATCATGGACATTCTGATGCACTACTTGTTAAATCTGGTTCTGGCCTCTTAACTGATGGATATCAAGATAGTAATGGAATTACCGAAGGAGTTTTGAAAGATACTATAACTATTCCTTTTGGTAATTTAAAGGAATTAAACAATATATTAGAAAAGAAAAATATAGCTTGTTTAATCATGGAACCTGTTCCTGCTAACATGGGAGTAATTTATCCTGATGTGGAATTTTTAAAAGCAGTGAGAGAACTTTGTACTAAGACAGGAACCTTACTAATCTTTGATGAAGTTATCTCTGGATTTAGATTAGCTTTAGGAGGGGCTCAAGAGTATTTCGGAATTACTCCTGATATGACTACTCTTGGAAAAATAATTGGCGGTGGATACCCAGTGGGAGCTTTTGGTGGTAAATCTGAAATCATGCAACTTGTTGCCCCTATGGGAAGAGTTTATCATGCTGGAACTCTATCTGGAAATCCTATAGCTGTAAGAGCTGGATATGAAATGCTAACTTACTTAGATGAGAATAAAGAGACCTTATATAAAGAGTTAGAAGATAAAGTAAAATATATAACTAAAGAAGCTAAAAAATCTGCTGAAAAATATGGAGTAAATGTAGTTATTAACTCCATCGGTTCTCTTTTCACTGTATTTTTTACTGATAAAAAAGAGATAAATAATCTTAAAGATGCACTTTCATCTAATACAGAAAATTTTGCTATCTACTTCAATACTATGCTAGAAAATGGTATTATCTGCCCTCCATCTCAATTTGAAGCTCACTTTGTATCTATAGCTCATACTCAAGAGATTTTAGATAAAACTTTAAAAGTTATAGATATGGCATTTAAAACTATTGGAGAAAAAAATGAAAAATAG
- a CDS encoding precorrin-2 dehydrogenase/sirohydrochlorin ferrochelatase family protein gives MKNRFFPLFVNLIGKEALVIGAGKIAIRKVESLLRYGAKITVVTREIKEEKFLNLKNIDIKIGEFNETLLENKFIVVAATDNPEFNRYIYKLCNSKNILVNNITSKEDMNCRFASILETKDYQIGISAKGNPSKSKALKNKLKNMLKTDLE, from the coding sequence ATGAAAAATAGATTTTTTCCGCTATTTGTGAACTTAATAGGAAAAGAAGCTCTTGTTATTGGAGCTGGAAAGATAGCTATTAGAAAGGTGGAATCACTTCTTCGATATGGTGCTAAGATTACAGTTGTCACCAGAGAAATTAAAGAAGAGAAATTTCTCAATCTTAAAAATATAGATATAAAAATAGGGGAGTTTAATGAAACTCTCCTTGAAAATAAATTTATAGTCGTGGCTGCTACCGATAATCCAGAGTTTAATAGATATATTTATAAACTTTGTAACTCTAAAAATATATTAGTAAATAATATTACCTCTAAAGAAGATATGAATTGTCGTTTTGCTAGTATTCTAGAAACTAAAGATTACCAAATAGGTATATCTGCTAAAGGAAACCCTAGTAAATCTAAGGCTTTGAAAAATAAATTAAAAAATATGTTAAAAACTGACCTAGAATAA